A genome region from Nitrospira sp. includes the following:
- a CDS encoding SDR family oxidoreductase, translating to MKTTVPHVLVTGGAGYLGSVLSRRLLDRGYRVTVLDNFMYRQNSLMDCCGDEGFQVVRGDCRDERLLIDLLRTADLIIPLAALVGAPLCDRDRVGAYTVNFEAVQLLCKLSSPQQRIIFPVTNSGYGIGQPGVPCTEESPLRPISLYGETKVKAERVVLDRGNAITLRLATVFGVSPRMRMDLLVNDFVWRAVQDRAVVVFEGHCKRNYIHIRDVVRTFLHAIDHFDQMKDRPYNVGLDDANLSKLELCRVIQRLIPHFVSFEAAIGEDPDKRDYIVSNQRLLTTGFTPEWSLERGIRELIKCYTIIKAGQYANV from the coding sequence ATGAAGACAACCGTACCCCATGTGCTCGTGACCGGCGGCGCCGGTTATCTCGGTTCCGTGCTCAGCAGACGGTTATTGGATCGAGGCTACAGGGTCACCGTCCTCGACAATTTCATGTATCGGCAGAACAGTCTGATGGACTGTTGTGGCGACGAGGGCTTTCAGGTGGTGCGAGGCGACTGCCGCGACGAACGGCTGCTGATCGATCTCCTGCGAACCGCCGACCTCATCATTCCATTGGCTGCATTGGTCGGGGCGCCACTCTGCGACCGGGACCGAGTCGGGGCGTATACCGTCAACTTCGAAGCCGTGCAGCTCCTTTGCAAACTGTCGTCACCGCAGCAGCGGATTATTTTCCCCGTCACAAACAGCGGGTATGGAATCGGGCAACCGGGAGTCCCCTGTACGGAAGAGTCGCCGCTTCGCCCCATCAGCCTCTATGGCGAGACGAAAGTCAAAGCCGAGCGGGTCGTGCTGGATCGAGGGAACGCGATCACCCTGCGCCTGGCCACGGTATTCGGCGTATCTCCGAGAATGCGGATGGATTTGCTGGTCAACGATTTTGTCTGGCGCGCCGTGCAGGATCGCGCGGTGGTCGTGTTCGAGGGGCACTGCAAGCGCAACTACATTCATATCCGAGATGTCGTGCGGACGTTCCTGCATGCCATCGACCATTTCGATCAGATGAAAGATCGTCCCTACAACGTGGGGCTGGACGATGCCAATCTGTCGAAACTTGAACTGTGCCGGGTTATCCAGCGTCTCATTCCGCATTTCGTGTCCTTCGAGGCAGCGATCGGCGAAGACCCGGATAAGCGCGACTACATCGTGTCCAACCAACGGCTGCTCACGACTGGGTTCACGCCGGAGTGGTCGCTGGAGCGGGGCATTCGTGAATTGATCAAGTGCTACACGATTATCAAAGCCGGTCAATATGCCAATGTCTGA
- a CDS encoding kinase: MIISRTPFRMSFFGGGTDYPVWFREHGGAVLATTIDKYCYISCRRLPPFFEHRTRIAYSRIEHVKNNDEIEHPAVRGVLKYLNINDGLEIHHDGDLPARTGLGSSSSFTVGLLHTLYALQHIMPSKEQLAQAAIHVEQNVLGEAVGCQDQVLAAHGSLCKATFFQNGEIGHTPIIMQPDRLAAFQSHLQLYFTGFSRIASEVAREQIDCTKQRTAELFAMLQMVEEGIGILTGSGDLSAFGTLLHEAWMLKRRLTSRITTPAIDEIYTAARAAGALGGKLLGAGGGGFMLLFAKPEDHERIRGALPGLLQVPFKFEGLGTQIVFYQEDHLMLDDVWAQTSADMASRLKTALIGKAA, encoded by the coding sequence ATGATTATCAGCCGTACGCCTTTTCGAATGTCCTTCTTCGGTGGCGGCACTGACTATCCCGTGTGGTTTCGTGAGCATGGCGGGGCTGTGCTCGCCACGACGATCGATAAATATTGCTACATCAGCTGCCGCCGCTTGCCCCCGTTTTTCGAACATCGAACGCGCATTGCCTATTCACGCATCGAACATGTGAAGAATAATGACGAGATCGAGCATCCCGCCGTTCGTGGCGTGCTGAAGTATCTCAATATCAACGACGGCCTGGAGATTCATCATGACGGAGACCTGCCTGCCCGCACAGGGTTGGGATCCAGCTCGTCGTTCACCGTCGGCTTGCTCCATACCCTCTATGCTCTTCAACACATCATGCCCAGTAAGGAACAGTTGGCGCAGGCGGCCATCCATGTCGAACAGAACGTGCTCGGCGAAGCCGTCGGGTGTCAGGATCAGGTCCTCGCGGCGCATGGCAGTCTCTGCAAGGCCACGTTTTTTCAGAATGGAGAGATCGGCCATACCCCCATCATCATGCAGCCCGACCGGCTGGCCGCCTTCCAGAGCCACCTGCAACTCTACTTCACGGGATTCTCCCGCATTGCCTCGGAAGTGGCGCGCGAGCAGATCGATTGCACGAAGCAACGCACAGCCGAACTGTTTGCCATGCTGCAGATGGTGGAAGAAGGCATCGGCATTCTCACCGGTAGCGGCGATTTGTCCGCATTTGGAACCTTGCTACACGAAGCCTGGATGCTCAAACGGCGCTTGACGTCGCGTATCACGACGCCGGCGATCGATGAGATCTACACAGCAGCCAGAGCGGCCGGTGCATTGGGTGGAAAATTACTCGGCGCCGGGGGCGGTGGATTTATGCTGCTGTTTGCCAAGCCGGAGGACCACGAACGCATTCGAGGGGCCCTGCCCGGCTTGTTGCAGGTTCCATTCAAATTTGAAGGTCTGGGCACACAGATCGTGTTCTATCAGGAGGATCATCTCATGCTCGACGACGTCTGGGCTCAGACCTCGGCCGATATGGCCTCCCGTCTGAAGACCGCGTTGATCGGAAAGGCAGCGTGA
- a CDS encoding sugar phosphate nucleotidyltransferase, with amino-acid sequence MGQVADCDVIILCGGLGSRLQSVVADRPKSMAEVHGRPFVSLLVEHFLRHGARRFIFSTGYMGEMIEEWFGRHRGGYETLFVRDPAPLGTGGAAAKAMTLVRSNPFLVLNGDSLCEINPDRLLQFHARKRARATMTLTPADSRVDTGAVTLGEDDRVLSMVEKPRARTAGYHNAGIYVFDRTVETLFPTTAAWSLERELFPRLITEPCYGFVTASPLYDIGTPERLAHFRATWKDTSAYFPASPVHQTQGSML; translated from the coding sequence ATGGGGCAGGTGGCGGATTGCGATGTGATCATTCTGTGTGGAGGCCTCGGCAGCCGCCTGCAATCGGTGGTGGCGGACCGGCCGAAATCGATGGCGGAGGTTCATGGCCGGCCGTTTGTGTCATTGCTCGTCGAACACTTCCTACGCCACGGGGCACGTCGATTCATCTTTAGCACCGGGTATATGGGGGAGATGATCGAGGAGTGGTTTGGCCGCCACCGGGGTGGGTATGAAACCCTGTTCGTCCGCGATCCTGCTCCTCTGGGAACGGGCGGTGCAGCAGCGAAAGCCATGACACTGGTTCGGAGCAATCCGTTTCTTGTGCTGAACGGTGATTCATTGTGCGAAATCAACCCGGATCGACTGTTGCAATTTCATGCCAGGAAACGCGCTCGCGCAACGATGACGCTTACACCAGCCGACTCGCGCGTGGACACCGGAGCGGTGACGCTTGGAGAAGACGATCGCGTCCTGTCGATGGTCGAAAAGCCGCGCGCTCGGACAGCGGGATACCACAACGCCGGCATCTATGTGTTTGATCGTACTGTTGAGACGCTGTTTCCGACGACGGCTGCCTGGTCGTTGGAGCGTGAACTTTTTCCCCGACTCATCACCGAACCCTGCTATGGCTTCGTCACAGCCAGCCCACTGTATGACATCGGAACACCGGAACGCCTGGCGCACTTTCGAGCGACATGGAAAGACACCTCAGCCTATTTCCCGGCATCACCGGTTCATCAGACACAAGGATCGATGTTGTAA